The Candidatus Paceibacterota bacterium genomic sequence TTTAACGAGGCTCGCGGATGTGCCATCAGAGGAACATTTATTATCGATAAGAGAGGCATTCTTCGCTGGCAGGTAGTCAACGTTATGGGTGACGCCAGGAGCGCTCTGGACTACAAAACGGCGATTGCAGCCCTTTAACTAGTGACTTCGGTCGACAATTCGGTCAACTGGTACTAATCCAGTAGAATCTGCTGACCGTCAGGGTGCTTAGCTCAGTGGTAGAGCGCCTCGTTTACACCGAGGATGTCGGGGGTTCGAAACCCTCAGCGCCCACCAGAAAAACAGTGGAGGGTAGGAGATTGATGAAAGCCTCCCCAAGTGATCAACTGCAGATACTTGATATTCAGCGCATGGATTTTCAGGTTGCAACGCTTCGTAACAAACTCGCTTCGCTCCCCGAAATAGCTGAGTTGTTGGCATGTACCCAGCGTTTAGCCGTCGTGCGTGATCTCGAAATCGCGGCGCAGACACAGATCAGCGACATAAAACGCGAGTTATCGCGTGCAGAAGCGGACGTAGAGCAAGTGGTGGTCAGGCTCGAACGAGACGAGAAGCGCCTTGCAGAAGGAAGTGCCGCGCCCAAGGAACTAGAGAAATTGCAGCATGAGATTGAGACACTAAGCGCTCGTCGTTCTGAATTGGAAGAAGTCGAATTGGAAGTGATGCTCCGTATTGATTCGATTAAGTCGCGTTTAGAAGAATTGCAGGGCGAAGAGGAAAGTCTTAAAACTTCAAACGATGAAATTACCGTAAGAAAGAATTCAGCCTCGTCTTCCATCGAAGATGAAATCGCATCCACAATTTCGGAACGAAACGCCACAGCAGCGACCGTGGATGTGGCGCTTCTCGAGCTTTATGAAAAGATTCGAAGTAGTACCGGAACAGGTGCGGCTGCCCTACGTGAAGGACGATGCGATGGTTGCCATCTGGCCATCAATAGTGTTGAAATCGGAAGATTGAAAACTCTGGCATCGGACGAGGTTGTCCGTTGCGAAGAGTGCCGCTGTATTTTGGTGAGGGGAGCGAATTAATGGCACGCCATTTTGTCATGACCGCAGATGGCGGTTCGCGTGGAAATCCGGGGCCGGCGGGGTACGGCGCAGTAATACACGAAGGTCATATTGTCCTCCAAGAGCTTTATGACTTCATTGGAATTGCCACCAATAACGTGGCGGAATACAGCGGATTGGTCGCAGGTCTTACCGCAATTCATTTGCTTGATCCTGAAGCGACCATTGACGTCCGCATGGACAGCAAATTAGTTGTTGAACAGATGTCAGGTAGATGGCAGATAAAGCACGCCGATATGCGCGCCCTTGCTATGGAAGCGCGAACAGTGCATTCTCCAACGCTTGTTTCATACACTTGGATTCCGCGTGAAGAGAATGCTCACGCTGATCGCCTTGCCAACCGCGCACTCGATGAGCGCGGGGGAAAGAAAACCCAACAAGTCAATTTCTTAACTGAGCGTCTTCGCATGCCCGAAATTCCAACAATGATTTATTTTGTCCGTCACGGCGAGACAATCCTGACACCAGATCGTAAGTTCTCGGGCAGTGGCAAATTAAATCCACCTCTAACTCCAGAGGGGCAGGCTCAGGCTCAAGCGTTAGCAAATGAAATTGAAAAACTAAAGCCCGAAATCTTAGTTGCCTCTCCTCTGCAGCGGACCAAGGAGACTGCCGAAGTAATTGCATCAAAGGTGAAATTGCCAATTATTTTTGATGAGGCTTGGTATGAGTGCGGTTTCGGAATCTGGGATGGAATGTCCATTGATGAAGTGGCCAGTACTTATCCGGCCGAATACCAAGCCTGGCTCGCATCATCCGCATATGTGCCTCCTGAGGGAGAGTCGTACGACGAACTAGGGTGGAGAGTTGACGAGGCGATTGACAAACTCGCTGCCAAATACCCTGGCAAGCGAATTGTTGTTGTCAGCCACAATGGAGTGATTAAGCAGGCTATAAGACTGGCGATCGGCGGTTCTGCCGAGAGTATTTTCCACATTGATGTTGCGCCTTGCTCGATCTCGACAATTTCAATCTGGCCAAGTGACGGATTACGCGCCATGAGATCTGCAAACGAACGCGGACATCTCCGCTAAGCCGCGCTATTGTCTAGGCATGACGCAGAGTCAGTCAGGCGCAAGAATTCTTCAGGCGGCTACAGGTTCAAAAATGAGCGCCCTTGGTTGGGGTCAAGAAGCCGCGCTTCGCATGCTTCACAACAACCTTGACCCTGCAGTAGCCGAACATCCAGAGAAACTTGTTGTATACGGTGGCACAGGTAAGGCTGCGCGGGACTGGCCATCTTTTGATGCGATCGTGCGAACCCTTACGAAACTCAAAGATGACGAAACGCTCCTTGTGCAATCAGGCAAACCAGTCGGCGTTTTTCAAACGCATGAATGGGCGCCGCGGGTATTGATTGCGAACTCAAATCTTGTCGGAGATTGGGCGACCTGGCCTGAATTTCGTCGCCTCGAACAACTCGGCCTCACGATGTACGGACAGATGACTGCTGGTTCTTGGATTTACATCGGGACTCAGGGGATCTTGCAAGGAACATATGAAACATTCGCCGCCATCGCACGGAAGCGATACAACGGGATGCTGCAAGGCACGCTTACTCTGACTGCGGGCTGTGGTGGAATGGGAGGCGCCCAACCACTTGCCGTCACGATGAACGGCGGTGTCTGTTTAATAGTAGATATTGATAGGACTCGACTGGAGAAGCGAATCGAAACTCGTTATTTGGACGAGATTGCACATGATCTTAATGACGCAATTGATCGGGTATTGAAGGCGAAATCGGCAGGCAAGCCACTTTCGGTTGGTCTTGTGGGAAATGCCGCGGTGGTTCTTCCACAACTCCTGTCCATGGATGTCCCAATCGATATTGTCACTGATCAGACTTCAGCTCACGATCCGCTTGCCTATGTTCCGATTGGCGTTGAATTCCACGATGCGGCGCAATTGGCCATGGATGATCCGGAAGATTTCACTCTTCGCGCTCGCGCATCCATGGCAAAACACGTCGAAGCAATGGTCGGATTTTTAGATAAAGGTGCGGAGGTTTTCGATTATGGCAATTCCATCCGTGATGAAGCGCGCCAGGGTGTCTTCGGCCGTGCGTTTGCATTTCCGGGTTTTGTTCCCGCCTATATCCGCCCACTTTTCTGCGAAGGCAAAGGACCTTTCCGTTGGGTAGCTCTTTCGGGAGATCCAAAAGATATTTATCGCACCGATAAGGCTGTTCTTGATCTCTTTCCGGAAAATGAAGGACTTCATCGCTGGATCACATTGGCGCAGGAGAAAGTCGCCTTTCAAGGCCTTCCTGCCAGAATCTGTTGGCTCGGATATGGTGAGAGAGATAAAGCGGGTATTGCCTTTAATGATCTCGTCGCCAGCGGAGAAGTGTCTGCACCGATTGTAATTGGGCGCGATCACTTGGACTGTGGCTCTGTGGCATCCCCCTATCGAGAGACTGAAGCAATGAAAGATGGATCCGATGCGATAGCAGATTGGCCGCTTCTCAATGCCATGATCAATGTTGCATCCGGTGCATCGTGGGTCTCAATCCATCATGGTGGCGGCGTTGGAATCGGTCGTTCAATTCATGCGGGCCAAGTCTGCGTCGCCGATGGCACGAAGTTGGCAGGTCAGAAACTCGCCAGAGTGCTGACAAACGATCCTGGCATGGGCGTTATCCGCCATGTGGATGCGGGATATGACGAAGCAACTAGTGCCGCACGTCAGAAACATGTTCATGTTCCGATGCTGGATGTGGAGTAACCATGACTCGAACCCTGGTAGATAACATCGGATTACTCGTCACCAACGACTTATCGATGGACGGCAGTCCTCTGGGACTAATTCAAGACGCGGCTTTCCTTATGGAAGAGGGCGCAATTTCTTGGATTGGAGAGTCTTCCGCTGCTCCGCGAAGTGAAATTCCCAACCGCATTGACGCGCAAGGAAGATGCATTATTCCGGGATTTGTTGATAGCCATACCCATCTCATTTTTGCGGGAGATCGAAGTGATGAGTTTCGTGCCCGGATGCAAGGGGAGCCTTACACGGCCGGCGGAATTAATTACACGGTTGAACTCACGCGGAAAGCATCGAATGGGCAGTTGCTACAGAGCGGTCGTCGTCTGATTGCCGAGGCAAATGCATCGGGCACAACAACAATTGAATGTAAGTCTGGATACGGCTTGACCGTTGATGACGAAGCTCGTTCGCTGGTAGTCGCCAAGCAACTCACCGACGAAACCACATTCTTAGGAGCTCACATCGTCCCGCTGGAATATCGAGAGAGTCCTGAAGAGTATGTCGATCTTGTATGTGGTCCGATGCTGGATGCTGCCCGACCAAATGCAAAGTGGATTGACGTATTCTGCGATAAAGGCGCCTTCACGGCCGAACAGACAAGAAGGATTCTGAGAGCAGGGATTGCGCACGGCCTTCTTCCCCGGCTGCACGCCAATCAACTCGAACCTGGCGAGGGCGTACAGATCGGCGTTGAACTTGGCGCAGCATCGGTAGACCATGTCAGTCACCTCTCGGATGATGACATTTCTTTACTCGCTGATTCTGAAACTCTGGCAACTCTATTACCCGCAGCGGAGTTTTCAACCCGGTCTACTTACTCTGATGCGCGCAGACTCTTTGAAGCCGGCGTCAATGTTGCTCTGGCCTCCGATTGCAATCCAGGAAGTTCGTACACCACCAATATTCCATTTGTTATTGCAGTTGCGGTGCGTGATCTGCACTTCTCTCCAGAGCAGGCAATTTGGTCGGCGACAAAGGGCGGTGCGATGGCACTTCGGCGCGAAGACGTCGGCCACCTAGGAGTTGGCGCAAGTGCCGATTTTTCAATACTGAGCACTACTTCTTACATACACCTGGCGTACCGCCCAGGAGTTCCGTTAGTAGATGAGGTATGGCGTCATGGTAAACGGATCAAATAACTCAAATAGCGTGATAACTCTCGGTACTAGTGGGGTCACATTTGAGGATGTAATCGCGGTTGCGCGCCATGGTGCACAAGTCGTCCTTGCCTCTAAGGCGATTGAAGCGATTAGTGAAACACGAAAATATATTGATGCGTACGCAGCAGGTGGGGTTCCTGTCTACGGAGTCTCTACCGGCTTTGGTGCCCTGGCAAATCGCCATATTGATGTTGAGGATCGAACTCAACTTCAAAAATCACTGATCCGATCGCATGCTGCTGGAGTAGGCCCCGCGGTCGAACGTGAAGTTGTACGAGCATTGATGTTTTTGAGGTTGCGAACCATGGCATCTGGTCGCACGGGGGTGCGGGTAGAAGTAGCCCAGGCATATGTTGATTTTCTTAACTCTGGCATTACGCCATTGGTCCCAGAATTTGGTTCTCTCGGCTGCAGCGGCGATTTAGCACCACTTGCTCACTGTGCACTTTCGATGATGGGCGAAGGCCTTGTCCACGATGGCGACGGAAATGAAATGCCATCTTTGGACGCAATGAATGCGGCGGGTTTAAAGTCGATTGAACTTCAAGCGAAAGAGGGTCTGGCTCTCATCAATGGCACCGATGGAATGCTCGGGATGTTGATTATGGCGTGTGCAGACCTTGCCCAACTCTGCACGGTCGCAGATATCACTGCTGCAATGAGCGTCGAGGGCTTGCTCGGAACCGATCGAGTCTTTGCACCTGATCTACACGCGCCACTTCGTCCACAAATTGGGCAGATAACGAGCGCGGCAAATATGTACGCACTCCTACAGAATTCAGGGATTGTTGCATCCCATCTTGAGCATGATTCCCGCGTGCAAGATGCTTACTCTCTGCGTTGCGCACCGCAAGTCAATGGAGCGGTAAGGGATACCGTCGATTATGCGTCAACAATCGCTCACCGTGAATTGCGCAGTTCGATAGATAATCCAGTTGTCCTTCCTGATGGACGAGTAGAGTCAAATGGCAACTTCCACGGAGCCCCCGTTGGTTATGTGCTCGATTTTCTGGCAATTGCGGCAGCAGATCTCGGATCGATGGCCGAACGGCGTACTGATCGAATGTTGGATCAGCATCGTTCGGTGGGTTTGCCACCATTTCTTGCCTACGACCCCGGCGTGGATTCGGGTCTGATGATTGCCCAGTACACCCAGGCAGGCTTGGTGAGCGAGAACAAGCGACTTGCTTCCCCTGCCAGCGTGGATTCAATTCCAAGTTCGGCGATGCAAGAGGATCACGTTTCAATGGGATGGAGTGCGGCCCGCAAATTGCGCAAAGTAATCGAGAATCTTTCTCGCATACTTGCAATCGAACTTGTCACTGCCGCTCGCGCCATTGAATTACGCGAAGGATTGACTCCCTCGCCAGCCACATCATCGGTTATAAAGACTTTGCGACAAGTGGTGCCGGGATCTGGTCCAGATCGTTGGCTCTCGCCAGAACTTGAAGCCGCAGTTTCACTGGTACAGAGTGGAAAAGTTCAATCTGCGGCAAGAGAGGTCGTAAGAGAGTTGCTTTAACGCTTGGCAACTCCACAAGCGGCTTCGAGTACTAGGAGTGCACCGAGTCGGACTGTTCGTTGATCCGGAGCATCAGAGGCCGCATCAATCTCTGTAATATCCATCGCGCGCACTGAAGAATTGGCACCAGCCAGGAATGCTGCTTGGCGAAGTTCATCCGCACTTATGCCACCAGGCACTGAAGCAGGACAGGCCGGAGCGACGGATCGATCGCAGACATCGACATCGATATCTACGTATATTTCTCTCCTAGATCCTCCGGCGATTTCAAGGGCTTCCAGCATCACGTCTGCGATGGGTCGCTTACGCAGTGACTCCCGAGAAAAGATGTGGATCCCATGATCCTTTGCTCTTGCTGCGTAATCTTTGCTATTTGCAAAATCACTGATGCCAATTTGGACAATGTTGCTTCCTTGCATGCCGGCTTGAATGAGTCGCCAGACGGGTGAGCCGCTTGATCGACCGTCGCGCAAATCATGGTGTGCATCAAGTGTGATTAGGCCACACTGAGTCAAGTCCGGCCATATTCCAGCAGCAACTGAATAAGTAATGGAATTATCTCCGCCTAGTGCGATAAGCAATTTATTGACGCGAAGCACATCTTTGACGGCAGCTGCTACTCGTTGTTCTCCTTCTGTAAATTCCGGAGAGATCACATTTCCAAGATCACGAGTTTCGATCTCACGCAGATCCACATTGTGGGAATGAGAGTATGTTGAGTATCGCGCTAGCGCGTTTCGGATTGCATCAGGAGTCTGGTGCGCTGATGTAGGCGAGAGAGATTCTTCGCAAGCCGGAACGCCAATGAGTGCTACATCTGCAGATTCCTTCTTTGAAGTGAAAAGAGTATTTGCCCGCACCCAATTGGGGTCGTGTGGAAGTGCTGGGCTAGTCATGACCTTGATATTACGCGAAAAACCCTGGCTTATTTGGATAGTGGAAAGTACGATGACCCGATGATAAATCTTCATTCCATTGATATTTGGCAGCAGTTTTCGATAATCATTGACGGGACAATTGCGGCCATTTTGGGTTCGATCATTGGGTGGGAGCGTGACCGAGCGGGTAAGTCTGCCGGTCCACGGACGATGGCACTTGTAGGCACGGCTGCGGCAATTGTCGTTTCTATCGGCGAAGTTCTCGATGCCAATGCTCGCTATGGAGATCCAACACGCGCACTGCACGCGATTATTACGGGTATTGGTTTTCTCGGCGCGGGTCTCATATTTACGGATAAGCGCGGGGGAATCCAAGGTGTTACGACAGCTGCAACGATTTTCGCAACCGCAGCGATGGGTGTCTCTGTTGGTCTTGGATTCCAGATCGTGGGTGTAGGGCTAACAATGATTATCCTTATTATTCTTCGCTCTTCACACGTCAGGGAGGTCGCGCGTCGCCGCAGCGTCCAGGATGAGGATCCGAACGCAAAATCGCGTTAACGTGATCACCGCTCACGAAGTTTCCGTCACAAATTGGCGGAAGATTCGCGCGATTTCTTTCGCCAGGGCGATCTCTTTTTTAGGTAGCGAGCTTACTGTTTTCGCGCTGATTCTTCGAGAGAAGGATTCGGGTGCCAGCACAGTCTCGGTGCTTCTCATTTTGGGCATGCTGCCATTGATTCTCTTCGCTCCGTGGGCAGGGCTAATTGCGGATAAGTACTCAACCAGAGAAGTGGTGCTTACTTCTTCGCTAATCCAAGCAGGGCTGATATTCAGTTTGACGATTGATGGGCCACACTGGGTTGTTTTTGCAACGCTATTTCTGGCCAATACCTGCGGTTCAGTTGCAAATCCTGCATGGGGTGCTTTATTGCCTACCCTATGTACTAAAGATGACCTTCCGCGCGCATTGGGATTCTCGCAGTCGATTTTTGCTCTGGCAGGATTACTTGCCCCCGCGCTAGCGGGTCTATTGGTTTCGACAAGTGGTTTCTATTGGCCTTTTGTCATTGACGCCATCACCTTCTTGTTTATAGCCACGATGCCGGTTGCATTGAGAGTAAATCGAATTAGGGCAGTCGAGGTAACCGGTCAAAAGAACGGAGCAATGGAAGGAATTAACTTTCTCTTTCGCGAACCCTTATTGCGTGCTCTTTTAATTCTTCTTACGATATTTATCTTGGCACTCGGCGTTGTAAACGTTGGAGAAGTATTCCTTGTAACCGAAGAACTTGGTGCTAGTTATTTTATTTACGGTTTGGTAGGAACTGCATTTGCTCTGGGTGCACTTCTTGGCTCAACCGGATCGGCTTCTGCCAAGATTCCCGAAACTAAGCACGTGCAGATAGTTATTCTTGGGTTGACATTGCTCTCCGTCGCCGTCCTTGGGATTGCCCTGGCTTGGCACTGGGGTGTAGTACTTGCCTTCTCTCTACTTGCAGGAATCGGAAACTCCATTATTAACGCATATGCGGTAGGGATATTCATCAACCGATCTGATCCCGCAATCCAGGGTCGCATATTGGCTGGAGTGTCTGGAGTGATCAATGTGGGACTGATAACTGCGATGGGTCTTGCTGGCGTCATGATTGGAGTCTTCGGAGTGCGTGAGGTTCTATTTGTGGGAGGACTGCTTTCGATTGCCGTGCTAGCAATCATGACTCCAGCGGTTTTACGTCACGCGCCTAGGGTCGCGTAGAAGTGCTCCTCAAGGAGCGCCCATCTAAAAACGAGCACAGTATGGGTCTCCTCGAGCTCTTGACCAGAAATGTGTCACTGTTACCATGTAAGACGTGATGTCGGCCACCTAGCGTCGTGGCAGAACATCGCCGCAATTTTCCATCTCTGCGCAATTTTGAGCGGTAGGCACGGCAATGTCGAAGAAATCGACTGAACCAAAGGGTGATCGGGACCTTGAGAAGTTGTTCTCGGTTTTAAAACTCTTTTTATCTGGTGATTATTCCGTTCGCATGCCCACTGACCAGACGGGAGTGCTTGGTGAGATCGCCCAGACGGTTAACGAATTAATCAGTTCCAGATCTAAGATTTTGGATAGTTTCATGAAGGTATTCAAGGAGGTCGGCGAAAGAGGCCTTATCGATTCGAAGATTTCTACCGATGAATTGCCACCAGCAGTGGCCAACTTAGTTGTAGCTCTCAATCAGATGCTCGAGAAACTAAATGAGCCATTGAATGAAATGGTGGAAATTATTAGCGCTGTGTCCCGTGGTGAGTTGAATCGCAGGGTGTCGACTGAAATCAACGGCAAGAAAAAAGAGGGTCAGTTTTTTGCATGGACTGAGATGATGAATGACATGTTGGACGTGTTATCTACCTTGACCTCTGAAATATCCCAAGTGGCGCGCGAAGTGGGCATGGAAGGCAAGCTCGGCGGCCAGGCCAACGTGCCGGGTGTGGCAGGCACATGGAAGGACCTAACCGATAACGTCAACTCGATGGCAACCAACTTGACTGACCAGGTGCGCGGTATCGCCCAGGTAGTTACGGCGGTGGCCAACGGCGACCTCAGTAAAAAGGTCACAGTCGATGTCAAAGGCGAGATCGCCGATCTGGCTGGCACTATCAATAACATGACCGAGACCTTGGCGCTCTTCGCTGACCAGGTCACCCAAGTGGCGCGCGAAGTGGGCATGGACGGCAAGCTCGGCGGCCAGGCCAACGTGCCGGGTGTGGCAGGCACATGGAAGGACCTAACCGATAACGTCAACTCGATGGCAACCAACTTGACTGACCAGGTGCGCGCTATAGCTGATGTCTCTACTGCCGTGACTAAAGGTGATCTCACTCGCTCGGTAGTTGTTACGGCCAAGGGCGAAGTGGCCGAACTCAAGGACAACGTCAACGAAATGATTCGTAATCTGCGCGAAACCACTGAGAAAAACTCGGAACAAGATTGGCTCAAAACTAATCTGGCCAAATTCAATAGCATTCTGCAAGGCCAACGTGACTACGTCACCGTTTCTAAAGCAGTGCTCTCCGATCTCGCGCCGCTGGTCGAGGCCCAGTATGGCGCCTTCTACATTATGGAAGAAAGCGAGAGTATCGAAGCTTGTTTAAAGTTGCTCGCCACTTATGCTTACAAAGAAAGCAAAGACCTTGACAAAGAGTGGAAGATGGGAGAGGGGCTAGTGGGGCAATGCGCCTATGAGAAACGGCGTATTTTCATTACCGATGTGCCTGGCGATTACGTGGAGATTACTTCAGGGTTGGGTCGGGCCAAACCGCTTAGCATCCTAATTCTCCCCGTCATTTTTGAGGGCAAGGTAAAGGCCGTTATTGAATTGGCTTCTTTTAAGGAGTTTTCTCTTACCCATCAGACATTCCTGGATCGACTAACTGAATCTATTGGTATCGTGCTCAACATTATCGAAGCTGATATGCGTACCGATGAATTGCTCAAGCAGTCACAGTCCCTTACTAGTGCGCTACAAAGCCAGCAAGAAGAGCTGCGTCAGGCAAACGATGAGTTGGAAGACAAGGCACGGTTGCTGGAAGAGCAGAAACTTGAAGTTGAATTAAAGAATCTCGAGGTCGAGCAGGCAAAGACTGCGGTAGAAGAAAAAGCAACGCAACTGGCACTCACGTCAAAGTATAAATCCGAGTTTCTTTCCAATATGTCGCATGAGCTTCGCACGCCACTAAACAGTTTACTAATTCTTGCCGAACATCTTGCCGCAAACCCGAAAAGTCATCTCGATGCGAAGGAGGTGGAATTCGCAAAGTTAATTCATGTTTCTGGCAATGATCTACTTTCTCTGATCAATGAGATTCTCGACCTGTCCAAGATTGAATCAGGCGTGGTATCGGTAGAGAACGCGTCGGTACCGTTTACCACGATACAAGATCAACTAGAGAATACATTCAGCCACGTAGCAAAAAATCGGAGGCTTGACTTTGAGATAACTTTTGCCAGTGAATTGCCTTCAGTAATAGTCACCGACGAGATGCGACTGCTGCAAGTGATGAAGAACTTGCTCTCCAACGCTTTCAAATTTACCGAGAAGGGGAAAGTATCAGTCCGCGTGGATCGTGTTCTCTCTGGTTGGAGCGCGGAGAACGAGAGTCTTAACAAGGCAGCCGAAGTCTTAGCCTTCACCGTTGAAGACACGGGCATCGGTATATCGGCCGCCAAGCAGCGCATAATCTTTGAAGCGTTCCAGCAAGGTGACGGGACAACCGCCCGTAAATATGGCGGTACCGGCCTGGGATTATCGATCAGTCGCGAACTTGCTCGCTTATTGGGAGGTGAGCTGGCACTGGTGCGGAGTACTTCCAAACAGGGGAGTGTATTTGCGCTTTATCTGCCACTGAACGGATCCAAAGGTGGAGTTCTCGAAGCAATTCCTAAGGAAGAGCGCAGAACACATAGCACACAAAATTTTGATTTTGATTCAGGTGGCACAAGCAGTACCCATGAAGCATCAAGTGCGATTCACGACTCAGCCATCGCCGATGATCGTGACCTTATCGAAGGCGATCGAGTCCTGTTGATCATCGAGGATGATCCGACGTTCGCCAAAATCATTCTTGATCTGGCACGCGAGAAGGGCTTCAAAGGCATTGTCGCAATGCGCGGATCGCAGGCGTTGGAACTGGTGCGCAAGTACAAACCTGACGCCATTACCCTCGACATCCACATCCCAGATATAGACGGGTGGACGATTTTGGACATACTCAAGCGCGATTCCGACTTGCGCCATATTCCTGTAGACGTCATCACCGTTGAAGATTATCCATTGCGCGCTCTCTCGCAAGGGGCTTTTAAGTATCTCACTAAACCAGTGAGCCACGTTCAGCTTGCTAAGGCGATAGAGGCCACGCGCACCTTCCTGGATCGGCCCATGAAAAACCTTTTGTTGGTTGCCGGTGACAAGGTTGAGGATGAGCAGATTACCGAGCAACTCGGCAACGGCGACATCACAGTCCATCATGCCCGTAGCGGCAAGTTGGGGTTGATTGAGATGGGCAAGAGATCTTTTGACTGTGTGGCGGTCGCTACGAAAATGACGGATATGAGCGTGGCTGACTTCATCACCGCTATGCGAAAGAATAAATCGTTAGAAGAGATACCTGTCGTGGTGTTTAGTGGTGCGTCAATTACCGATTCGGAGCGGGGCGAGATTGAAAAGCTTGGTACAGCTAGCGTAGTGAGAAGCGCCGATTCCCTCGACCGTTTGCTTGACCAGACCGCGTTGTTCTTGCACCGGGTGGTTTCGCACTTGCCAGAAGAGAAGCGTAAGTTGCTCCAACAACTACATCAAGCAGCGAACAATCTCGGCGGGAAAAAGGTGCTGATCGTGGATGATGATGTGCGCAATATTTTCGCACTCACCGCTGCATTGGAGTCCAAGGGCGTAATTGTGTCCTCTGCGGAGAATGGAGTTATCGCTATTGATTTATTAAGGAAGACACCTGACATTGATCTGGTGTTGATGGACATCATGATGCCGGAGATGGACGGGTATGAAACCATGCGTGAGATCCGAAAGTTGGCGAAATTTAAGAAGTTGCCGATCATCGCGCTGACGGCCAAGGCCATGGTTGGGGACCGTGAAAAATGTCTTGAAGCTGGTGCCTCGGATTACCTGAGCAAACCAGTTAACATCGAGCAACTCTCCTCACTGATGCAGGTGTGGCTATCGAAATAGAGGACATTGAAGTCCTGGCGCTAGTTGAAGCGATTTATCAGCGTTGGGGTTATGACTTCCGCGACTATGCTCCTGCATCTTTGAAGCGGCGTATCCGGCGCATTGTCGAGTTGGAAAGGTTGTCATCGATATCTGCTTTGCAGGAGCAAGTATTGCGCGACCCTGCCTGCATGCAACGTTTTCTGGATCAATTAGTGGTGAGTGTTACCTCGATGTTTCGCGATCCTGGATTTTACTTAGCCTTTCGCAAGGTGGTCGTACCACTGCTGAAAGATCGGCCTTCGCTTCGAATATGGCATGCTGGTTGTGCCAGCGGCGAAGAGGTGTACTCCATGG encodes the following:
- a CDS encoding MgtC/SapB family protein, whose amino-acid sequence is MINLHSIDIWQQFSIIIDGTIAAILGSIIGWERDRAGKSAGPRTMALVGTAAAIVVSIGEVLDANARYGDPTRALHAIITGIGFLGAGLIFTDKRGGIQGVTTAATIFATAAMGVSVGLGFQIVGVGLTMIILIILRSSHVREVARRRSVQDEDPNAKSR
- a CDS encoding MFS transporter translates to MRIRTQNRVNVITAHEVSVTNWRKIRAISFARAISFLGSELTVFALILREKDSGASTVSVLLILGMLPLILFAPWAGLIADKYSTREVVLTSSLIQAGLIFSLTIDGPHWVVFATLFLANTCGSVANPAWGALLPTLCTKDDLPRALGFSQSIFALAGLLAPALAGLLVSTSGFYWPFVIDAITFLFIATMPVALRVNRIRAVEVTGQKNGAMEGINFLFREPLLRALLILLTIFILALGVVNVGEVFLVTEELGASYFIYGLVGTAFALGALLGSTGSASAKIPETKHVQIVILGLTLLSVAVLGIALAWHWGVVLAFSLLAGIGNSIINAYAVGIFINRSDPAIQGRILAGVSGVINVGLITAMGLAGVMIGVFGVREVLFVGGLLSIAVLAIMTPAVLRHAPRVA
- a CDS encoding response regulator, translated to MSKKSTEPKGDRDLEKLFSVLKLFLSGDYSVRMPTDQTGVLGEIAQTVNELISSRSKILDSFMKVFKEVGERGLIDSKISTDELPPAVANLVVALNQMLEKLNEPLNEMVEIISAVSRGELNRRVSTEINGKKKEGQFFAWTEMMNDMLDVLSTLTSEISQVAREVGMEGKLGGQANVPGVAGTWKDLTDNVNSMATNLTDQVRGIAQVVTAVANGDLSKKVTVDVKGEIADLAGTINNMTETLALFADQVTQVAREVGMDGKLGGQANVPGVAGTWKDLTDNVNSMATNLTDQVRAIADVSTAVTKGDLTRSVVVTAKGEVAELKDNVNEMIRNLRETTEKNSEQDWLKTNLAKFNSILQGQRDYVTVSKAVLSDLAPLVEAQYGAFYIMEESESIEACLKLLATYAYKESKDLDKEWKMGEGLVGQCAYEKRRIFITDVPGDYVEITSGLGRAKPLSILILPVIFEGKVKAVIELASFKEFSLTHQTFLDRLTESIGIVLNIIEADMRTDELLKQSQSLTSALQSQQEELRQANDELEDKARLLEEQKLEVELKNLEVEQAKTAVEEKATQLALTSKYKSEFLSNMSHELRTPLNSLLILAEHLAANPKSHLDAKEVEFAKLIHVSGNDLLSLINEILDLSKIESGVVSVENASVPFTTIQDQLENTFSHVAKNRRLDFEITFASELPSVIVTDEMRLLQVMKNLLSNAFKFTEKGKVSVRVDRVLSGWSAENESLNKAAEVLAFTVEDTGIGISAAKQRIIFEAFQQGDGTTARKYGGTGLGLSISRELARLLGGELALVRSTSKQGSVFALYLPLNGSKGGVLEAIPKEERRTHSTQNFDFDSGGTSSTHEASSAIHDSAIADDRDLIEGDRVLLIIEDDPTFAKIILDLAREKGFKGIVAMRGSQALELVRKYKPDAITLDIHIPDIDGWTILDILKRDSDLRHIPVDVITVEDYPLRALSQGAFKYLTKPVSHVQLAKAIEATRTFLDRPMKNLLLVAGDKVEDEQITEQLGNGDITVHHARSGKLGLIEMGKRSFDCVAVATKMTDMSVADFITAMRKNKSLEEIPVVVFSGASITDSERGEIEKLGTASVVRSADSLDRLLDQTALFLHRVVSHLPEEKRKLLQQLHQAANNLGGKKVLIVDDDVRNIFALTAALESKGVIVSSAENGVIAIDLLRKTPDIDLVLMDIMMPEMDGYETMREIRKLAKFKKLPIIALTAKAMVGDREKCLEAGASDYLSKPVNIEQLSSLMQVWLSK